Proteins encoded together in one Shewanella oneidensis MR-1 window:
- a CDS encoding multifunctional CCA addition/repair protein, whose translation MKIYLVGGAVRDSLLNLPIKDKDYMVVGATPEQMQQLGYRQVGKDFPVFLHPKTQQEYALARTERKVGLGYGGFSCYASPDVTLEQDLLRRDLTINAIAKDEEGNLYDPYQGIADIKARQLRHVSAAFSEDPLRVLRVARFAARFHSLGFEIANETLALMQHMSQTEELNAITPERVWQEVDKSLSGPNPEVFFLVLRQCGALKILFPEIDALFGVPQPEKWHPEIDIGLHTLMVLAQAALLTQEKVVRFAALVHDLGKTLSPKEHLPKHHGHGQKGLPLIKALCERLRVPNEYRDLALLVSDQHQNVHQAFELRAETIIKIFDKADFWRKPERLNQLLLACIADMRGRTGFEHQAYPQSDYLNACFLAANNVNVKNIIEAGFQGAQIKQALYSKRIEIIEQIKANWSRQQTKQTP comes from the coding sequence GTGAAAATTTACTTAGTTGGCGGTGCTGTTCGAGACAGCCTGCTTAATCTCCCGATAAAAGATAAAGATTATATGGTTGTCGGTGCCACACCTGAGCAAATGCAGCAACTAGGTTATCGCCAAGTGGGTAAAGACTTCCCAGTCTTTTTACATCCTAAAACCCAGCAAGAATATGCATTGGCGCGAACGGAGCGCAAAGTCGGTTTAGGCTATGGTGGCTTTAGCTGTTATGCCAGTCCTGATGTCACCCTAGAGCAGGATTTGCTTAGACGGGATTTAACCATTAATGCCATTGCCAAGGATGAAGAAGGCAATTTATACGATCCCTATCAAGGTATTGCAGATATAAAAGCACGCCAACTGCGACATGTTTCAGCTGCCTTTTCAGAAGATCCGTTAAGGGTCCTGAGAGTCGCCCGCTTTGCCGCACGTTTTCATAGCTTAGGTTTTGAAATTGCCAATGAAACACTGGCCCTAATGCAGCATATGAGCCAAACCGAGGAGTTAAATGCCATAACACCAGAGCGTGTCTGGCAAGAAGTAGATAAAAGTCTCAGTGGCCCAAATCCAGAAGTCTTTTTCCTAGTGCTGCGTCAATGTGGCGCATTGAAAATTCTCTTTCCCGAGATTGATGCTCTCTTTGGTGTCCCGCAACCCGAAAAATGGCACCCAGAGATAGATATAGGCCTTCATACCCTGATGGTATTGGCTCAAGCAGCGTTACTTACACAGGAAAAAGTCGTGCGCTTTGCAGCCTTAGTTCACGATCTAGGTAAAACATTAAGTCCTAAAGAACACTTACCCAAGCACCATGGACACGGACAAAAAGGACTACCGCTCATAAAAGCATTGTGCGAGCGGCTTCGTGTTCCTAACGAGTATCGCGATCTCGCCCTATTGGTTAGTGATCAACACCAAAACGTGCACCAAGCGTTTGAGTTAAGGGCTGAAACCATTATAAAGATTTTCGATAAAGCCGATTTTTGGCGCAAACCTGAAAGACTTAATCAACTATTGTTGGCTTGTATTGCCGATATGCGCGGTCGCACAGGATTCGAACACCAAGCCTATCCACAGAGTGACTATCTTAATGCGTGTTTTTTAGCCGCAAATAATGTAAATGTAAAAAACATCATAGAGGCAGGATTTCAGGGGGCACAGATAAAACAAGCACTCTATTCGAAGCGAATTGAAATCATTGAGCAAATAAAAGCCAATTGGTCGAGACAACAAACCAAACAGACGCCATAA